A single Anopheles arabiensis isolate DONGOLA chromosome 2, AaraD3, whole genome shotgun sequence DNA region contains:
- the LOC120898768 gene encoding uncharacterized protein LOC120898768, with protein sequence MCPNTNCTRTKMSAWRSTDDTVPLSTKPMPTGRRKPNPWRVGVLVTLLLAMQLLVSPAHGTEESDFTKQCSNCKCSWKSGRKSADCTNQRLPVVPQELSNELQILDLSHNQIDELPAKTFEAAHQTNLQKLYLRHNSMKRVDRDAFRNLTILIELDMANNNLTALEAGVFDDLTKIRVIILNNNQIERIDKNLFYGLQYLTKVHLRSNRLVRIALNSFVNVPNLSQIELDYNELQALRKESFSGLEKLTSLSLTNNPWNCSCTLRSFAEYVLAKNLYTSPTACSVPKALAGRQWTEIELDDFACPPAIIENRMQFPGAGENATFICKVTGLPLPKIDWLFQKRSFSRHDQRLRVTEAVRTSPRDQSEVLVSELTIVGVRPSDRGTYVCKATNRGGIDESEQFFDLKADPHPITSATRSKDILQIVLIVVVVVLLFVILSWVLVYCICCRKRRFKKNSAMRENGQLNTKMMDKSQNESILDGGSVMVDMQKSLLTEVNPVEKPPRRADIDAGEKGPGSGGQSSVGGDYDEKHEAKRTLLEETGFVAQDEETASVALSDSNPRSRATFVDDGCGTNLPPDLLAFPARFPQSPSIQSSMSNIHDGRIYGKSPLASPIYQTGPGTSLGGGASAQMPAGFRTLQHPKTGRTIAIAAARSNSPFTPAPLIYPPLALKHQGYVTIPRKQRTPSWTPSMSSAVTAELLPAGSAGHSGATSPTSPIDLSLSEPVYDNLGLRTTASGNSTLKLNKTGLRGTPLGSTAAGTALTSTPMAKYSMKDRPLPATPGGQTATPNSSLLGHGGGNYEAIPEALPYGAGQSMVAGGLSGFDLDQSSIYGPVVGTTTNRSKVPPRPPPKPKKKAVLPAAGGIVTTGDDQSSAPSGQMATAGGDSSGINTSTTNTSTSPLVAEDCDDGTEV encoded by the exons ATGTGTCCCAATACGAACTGCACACGGACGAAAATGAGTGCGTGGCGCTCCACAGACGACACAGTGCCACTTAGCACCAAACCGATGCCGACCGGTCGAAGAAAACCGAACCCTTGGAGGGTCGGCGTGCTggtgacgctgctgctggcaaTGCAGCTGCTCGTCAGCCCAGCGCACGGTACGGAAGAATCGGACTTTACGAAACAGTGCAGCAACTGCAAGTGCAGCTGGAAGAGCGGTCGCAAGAGTGCGGACTGTACGAACCAGCGGCTACCGGTCGTACCGCAGGAGCTGAGCAACGAGCTGCAGATCCTGGACCTGTCGCACAATCAGATCGACGAGCTGCCGGCGAAAACGTTCGAGGCCGCCCACCAGACGAACCTGCAGAAGCTGTACCTGCGCCACAACAGCATGAAGCGGGTCGATCGGGATGCGTTCCGCAACCTGACCATCCTGATCGAGCTCGACATGGCGAACAACAACCTGACCGCGCTCGAGGCGGGCGTGTTTGACGATCTCACCAAGATCCGGGTCATCATCCTGAACAACAACCAGATCGAGCGGATCGACAAGAACCTGTTCTACGGCCTGCAGTACCTGACGAAGGTGCACCTGCGCAGCAACCGGCTGGTGCGGATCGCGCTGAACAGCTTCGTGAACGTGCCGAACCTGTCGCAGATCGAGCTCGACTATAATGAGCTCCAGGCACTGCGCAAGGAATCCTTCTCCGGGCTGGAGAAGCTGACCAGCCTGTCGCTCACGAACAACCCGTGGAACTGCAGCTGCACGCTGCGCAGCTTCGCCGAGTACGTGCTGGCGAAGAACCTGTACACCTCGCCGACCGCCTGCAGTGTGCCGAAAGCGCTCGCCGGCCGCCAGTGGACCGAGATCGAGCTGGACGACTTTGCCTGCCCGCCCGCCATCATCGAGAACCGGATGCAGTTCCCGGGGGCGGGCGAAAACGCTACCTTCATCTGTAAGGTAACCGGGCTGCCGCTGCCGAAGATTGACTGGCTGTTCCAGAAGCGGTCCTTCTCGCGCCACGACCAGCGGCTGCGCGTAACCGAGGCCGTGCGGACGAGTCCGCGCGACCAGAGCGAGGTGCTGGTGTCCGAGCTGACCATCGTCGGCGTGCGGCCGTCCGATcgcggcacgtacgtgtgcaAGGCGACCAACCGGGGCGGTATCGACGAGAGCGAGCAGTTCTTCGACCTGAAGGCGGACCCGCACCCGATCACGTCCGCGACCCGCTCGAAGGACATCCTGCAGATCGTGCTGatcgtcgtggtggtggtgctgctctTCGTCATCCTCAGCTGGGTGCTGGTGTACTGCATCTGCTGCCGGAAGCGGCGGTTCAAGAAAAACTCCGCAATGAGAGAGAACGGCCAGCTGAACACGAAGATGATGGACAAATCTCAGAACGAATCGATACTGGACGGTGGGTCCGTGATGGTCGACATGCAGAAGAGCCTGCTGACGGAGGTGAACCCGGTGGAGAAGCCGCCCCGCCGGGCCGACATTGATGCCGGCGAAAAGGGTCCGGGCAGCGGGggccagagctcggtcggcgGTGACTACGACGAGAAGCACGAGGCCAAGCGAACGCTGCTGGAAGAGACAGGTTTTG TCGCCCAGGATGAGGAAACAGCTTCGGTGGCGCTGTCGGACTCGAACCCGCGCTCCCGTGCCACCTTCGTAGATGACGGCTGCGGCACCAACCTGCCGCCGGACCTGCTGGCCTTCCCGGCCCGCTTCCCCCAGTCGCCCTCGATACAGAGCTCGATGTCGAACATCCACGACGGGCGCATCTACGGTAAATCGCCGCTGGCCAGCCCAATCTACCAGACCGGACCGGGCACCAGCCTGGGCGGCGGTGCGTCCGCCCAGATGCCGGCCGGGTTCCGCACGCTGCAGCATCCGAAGACGGGTCGCACGATAGCGATTGCGGCGGCCCGCTCGAACTCACCGTTCACGCCGGCGCCCCTCATCTACCCGCCGCTCGCCCTCAAACACCAGGGGTACGTGACAATCCCGCGCAAACAGCGCACACCCAGCTGGACACCGTCGATGAGCTCGGCGGTGACGGCCGAGCTGCTGCCGGCGGGCAGCGCTGGTCACAGTGGGGCCACCAGTCCCACCTCCCCCATCGACCTGTCGCTCAGCGAGCCGGTGTACGACAATCTCGGTCTGCGGACGACCGCGTCCGGCAACTCGACGCTCAAGCTGAACAAAACGGGCCTCCGGGGGACACCGCTCGGGTCGACGGCGGCCGGCACCGCGCTCACCTCGACACCGATGGCAAAGTACAGCATGAAGGATCGGCCGCTGCCGGCCACACCCGGCGGCCAGACGGCAACGCCCAACAGCTCGCTGCTGGGGCACGGTGGTGGCAACTACGAGGCTATACCGGAGGCACTGCCCTACGGTGCGGGACAATCAATGGTGGCCGGTGGTTTGAGCGGGTTCGATCTCGATCAGTCCTCCATCTACGGTCCGGTGGTGGGGACGACCACGAACCGTAGCAAAGTTCCGCCCAGGCCACCGCCCAAGCCGAAGAAGAAGGCGGTCCTCCCGGCAGCGGGTGGCATCGTGACGACCGGGGACGATCAGAGCTCGGCACCGAGCGGCCAGATGGCGACTGCTGGTGGTGACAGTAGCGGCATCAACACCAGCACTAccaacaccagcaccagcccGCTGGTGGCCGAAGACTGCGACGACGGTACCGAGGTCTAG